A region of the Actinomycetes bacterium genome:
AGACGGGTCAGCACGGCTTCGCCCCCGGAGACGGGTCGGCCCGCAGGATGCCGTACGTCAGCAGGTCGACGATCTCCTCGGTCGACAAGGGCGCGTGCTCGGTGATGACCGGATGGGTCGCCGCGAAGGTCACCAGCCTGATGAGCCGAGCCGCCTCCGTCGGCCGGTAGCGCAGCTCCTGGGAGCCGGGGGTCAGCACCTCGGCGACCACGCCGAGGACTGCTCGGTTCGCCTCCTCGCGGCCGGCGTCACCCCGGGGCGGTCGATGCAGCCCCACCGACGTCACCAGCTCGAAGACCGAGCCCAGCCGCCGTCTCAGCACCTCCACGACGGCTGCCACGCGCTGCGCGAGTGGCAGCCCAGCGTCGAGCGCGCGCAGCTCGGCGAGAACGGCGTCGGGACGCAGCTCACGGTCGACGACGGCGTCGATGATGGCGTCCTTGTCGGGGAAGACGTGGAACAACGTGCCCTCGGAGACGCCCGCTGCCGCGGCGATCTGGCCGGTGGTGACCGCACGGCCCTGTCGGCGCACCAAGGGGGTCGCCGCCTCGACGATGACCTCCCGGCGCTGGGCCGCCGGCAGCCGCCGGGCACGTACCTGGGTCATTCCTCGACGGTAATTGAGTGATCACTCAATTACAAGCGGGGGTTCAGGCCGGCGGACCGAGCTCGACCATGACGCGCAGGCCACCCCCCTCCCCCGACGCCAGACGCAACCAGCCGCCGGAGGCCTCGGCGCTGCGACGGACGATGTCGAGGCCCAGCCCCGACGACCCCGCTGTCGACTGGCCGCGCTCGATGAGGTCCAACGCCGGTATCCCCGGCCCCTCGTCGGTCACGACGAGCAGGGCCCCGCCTCCGGGGCGAGGGAGCAGTCGGACCTCCACCCCGGTCCCGTCCGGCGTGTGCGCGAAGACGTTGCCGAGCAGGGCGTCGACCAGGACCGACAGGTCGTCCCGGGCGAGGCGCACCGGGACAGCGCGCTCCGGGACGTCCATGGTGAAGCGCCGGTCGGTGTCCTCGGCGAGCACGGACCAGAATCCGACCCGTTCGCGGACGGTCTGGGCGGCGTCGCAATGAGCCGACACCCCCTCTCTGACGGGTCTGCGCGCCTCGGAGATGAGCTGGTCGACGCTGCGGGACAGCTCGGCGACGTCTCGTGAG
Encoded here:
- a CDS encoding TetR/AcrR family transcriptional regulator, which codes for MTQVRARRLPAAQRREVIVEAATPLVRRQGRAVTTGQIAAAAGVSEGTLFHVFPDKDAIIDAVVDRELRPDAVLAELRALDAGLPLAQRVAAVVEVLRRRLGSVFELVTSVGLHRPPRGDAGREEANRAVLGVVAEVLTPGSQELRYRPTEAARLIRLVTFAATHPVITEHAPLSTEEIVDLLTYGILRADPSPGAKPC
- a CDS encoding HAMP domain-containing sensor histidine kinase — its product is AWLVLGALGVTLLALALLVADRLARSFLGPVHSLTETATRLGEGDLSARVRPGGPPEVAAAGRAENRLAVTIEDLLRQERESVADLSHRLRTPVTALRLDAEELGDPVERDRLSRDVAELSRSVDQLISEARRPVREGVSAHCDAAQTVRERVGFWSVLAEDTDRRFTMDVPERAVPVRLARDDLSVLVDALLGNVFAHTPDGTGVEVRLLPRPGGGALLVVTDEGPGIPALDLIERGQSTAGSSGLGLDIVRRSAEASGGWLRLASGEGGGLRVMVELGPPA